Proteins from one Natrinema salinisoli genomic window:
- a CDS encoding HD domain-containing protein, which produces MSDPAADDDSRRVYTPDADHNFPDAKLNAVLEFVDTDEEITTYLEAQNVNAVDRMRYNDHGSKHIEIVRNRALCLYDLLKAGDVDFNGARQQGLEEEDEAVIIALAATLHDVGHVVHRDSHAYYSIPLAADILDRVLPEFYDVADTVRMRGEVLHAILCHHTAETPLTTEAGVIRVADALDMERGRSRIPYESGGRGINTLSSQAISRVSLQQGDTTPVMVEIAMTNAAGVYQVDNLLKAKLKDSGLEDQIRIVALNTNENREQLVERIEL; this is translated from the coding sequence ATGAGCGACCCCGCCGCCGACGACGATTCCCGCCGCGTCTACACCCCCGACGCCGACCACAACTTTCCCGACGCGAAACTCAACGCCGTCCTCGAGTTCGTCGACACCGACGAGGAGATCACGACCTACCTCGAGGCCCAGAACGTCAACGCGGTCGATCGGATGCGGTACAACGATCACGGCTCGAAACACATCGAGATCGTCCGCAATCGAGCGCTCTGTTTGTACGACCTGCTCAAGGCCGGCGACGTCGATTTCAACGGTGCGCGTCAACAGGGACTCGAGGAGGAGGACGAAGCCGTCATCATCGCGCTCGCAGCGACCCTCCACGACGTGGGTCACGTCGTCCACCGCGACAGCCACGCCTACTACTCGATCCCGCTGGCCGCGGACATCCTCGACCGGGTCCTCCCCGAGTTCTACGACGTCGCCGATACCGTCCGGATGCGAGGCGAGGTTCTCCATGCGATCCTCTGTCACCACACGGCCGAGACGCCGCTGACCACCGAGGCGGGCGTCATCCGCGTCGCCGACGCCCTCGACATGGAACGAGGCCGCTCGCGGATCCCCTACGAATCCGGCGGTCGGGGTATCAATACCCTCTCGAGTCAGGCGATCAGTCGCGTGTCGCTCCAGCAGGGCGACACCACGCCGGTCATGGTCGAAATCGCGATGACCAACGCCGCCGGCGTCTACCAGGTCGACAACCTGCTCAAGGCCAAGCTCAAAGACTCCGGTCTCGAAGACCAGATCCGAATCGTCGCGCTCAACACGAACGAGAACCGCGAGCAGTTGGTGGAACGGATCGAGCTCTAA
- a CDS encoding helix-turn-helix domain-containing protein, protein MNQTATTNLDVSIPADLESGRAKLVYLYLAAGDGATPDDLCDDLAVTKGTVLSITGTLRDRGYLERRNGRYEIA, encoded by the coding sequence ATGAATCAAACAGCGACGACGAACCTCGACGTATCGATTCCAGCCGACCTCGAATCCGGGCGAGCGAAATTGGTGTACCTGTATCTGGCCGCCGGCGACGGCGCGACCCCCGACGATCTCTGTGACGATCTGGCGGTTACGAAGGGAACCGTCCTCTCGATCACCGGCACGCTTCGGGATCGTGGCTATCTCGAGCGGCGAAACGGGCGGTACGAGATCGCTTGA
- a CDS encoding XapX domain-containing protein, with translation MSTQITVLALLTGLLTGALFRFLNIPIPAPPELPGIMGIVGIYVGYKLIEYFDVGVDLLEVLGL, from the coding sequence ATGTCGACGCAAATCACCGTTCTCGCGCTACTAACTGGGTTATTGACCGGCGCACTGTTTCGGTTTCTCAATATTCCGATTCCAGCACCGCCCGAACTCCCAGGGATCATGGGAATCGTCGGGATCTACGTCGGATACAAATTGATCGAGTATTTCGACGTCGGCGTGGATCTGCTCGAGGTACTCGGACTGTAG
- a CDS encoding FAD-binding protein: protein MYEHDVIVVGAGGAGLRAAIAAHEAGADVAMVTKLHPVRSHTGAAEGGINAALQEGDDWELHAYDTMKGSDYLGDAPAVETLAQDAPEETINLEHWGMPFSREEDGRVSQRPFGGLSYPRTTYAGAETGHHLLHTMYEQVVKRGIQVYDEWYVMNLATTDEADPNDRECHGVVAYDVQSGTIEGFKANQGVVLATGGPGQAFDHTTNAVSCTGDGHAMAYRAGAPLEDMEFIQFHPTSLPSTGVLISEGVRGEGGILYNSEGERFMFEHGYANNSGELASRDVVARAELTEVDEGRGVEDEYVHLDMRHLGEDRIMDRLENILHLAEDFEGVDGLVEPMPVKPGQHYAMGGIEVDENGQTCVDGLYAAGECACVSVHGGNRLGGNALPELIVFGKRAGRHAAGDDLGEPKIRTGYGDDVEDETETELPVAPGEAGLDATGGVAADGGVTADPEGILERTVETARERVDRLMDKEDGVQHAEIRAKLQKAMTDYVNVFRTEEGVKKALEIIRECRQEYQDVYVDDPSRTFNTDLQQTIETRNLIDVAESIALGALVRDEFRGAHWRKEHQERKDEEWLKHTLISWDDGEPSIFYRPVILEGQNKTYEPKERSY, encoded by the coding sequence ATGTACGAACACGACGTTATCGTGGTCGGCGCCGGCGGCGCCGGCCTCCGGGCCGCGATCGCAGCGCACGAAGCGGGAGCCGACGTGGCGATGGTCACGAAGCTCCACCCCGTCCGCAGCCACACCGGCGCGGCCGAGGGTGGCATCAACGCCGCACTCCAGGAGGGCGACGACTGGGAACTCCACGCCTACGACACGATGAAGGGGTCGGACTACCTCGGCGACGCGCCGGCGGTCGAGACCCTCGCTCAGGACGCCCCCGAAGAGACGATCAACCTCGAGCACTGGGGGATGCCGTTCTCCCGCGAGGAGGACGGCCGCGTCTCCCAGCGCCCGTTCGGCGGGCTCTCGTACCCGCGGACCACGTACGCCGGCGCCGAAACCGGCCACCACCTGCTGCACACGATGTACGAGCAGGTCGTCAAACGGGGCATTCAGGTCTACGACGAGTGGTACGTGATGAACCTCGCGACGACCGACGAGGCGGACCCCAACGACCGCGAGTGCCACGGCGTCGTCGCGTACGACGTTCAGTCCGGCACCATCGAGGGCTTCAAAGCGAACCAGGGAGTCGTCCTCGCGACCGGCGGCCCCGGACAGGCCTTCGATCACACTACCAACGCCGTCTCCTGTACCGGCGACGGCCACGCGATGGCCTATCGCGCGGGCGCGCCGCTCGAGGACATGGAGTTCATCCAGTTCCACCCGACCTCGCTGCCCTCGACGGGCGTCCTCATTTCCGAGGGTGTCCGCGGGGAAGGCGGTATCCTCTACAACAGCGAGGGCGAGCGGTTCATGTTCGAGCACGGCTACGCGAACAACTCGGGCGAACTCGCCTCGCGCGACGTCGTCGCACGCGCCGAACTCACCGAAGTCGACGAGGGACGCGGCGTCGAGGACGAGTACGTCCACCTCGACATGCGCCACCTCGGTGAGGACCGCATCATGGACCGCCTCGAGAACATCCTCCACCTCGCGGAGGACTTCGAGGGCGTCGACGGCCTCGTCGAGCCGATGCCGGTCAAGCCCGGCCAGCACTACGCGATGGGCGGCATCGAGGTCGACGAGAACGGCCAGACCTGTGTCGACGGCCTCTACGCCGCCGGTGAGTGTGCCTGCGTCTCCGTCCACGGCGGCAACCGCCTCGGCGGGAACGCCCTGCCGGAACTGATCGTCTTCGGGAAGCGCGCCGGCCGCCACGCCGCCGGCGACGACCTCGGCGAGCCGAAGATCCGGACCGGCTACGGCGACGACGTCGAGGACGAGACCGAGACCGAGCTTCCGGTCGCACCGGGCGAAGCGGGACTCGACGCGACCGGCGGCGTCGCCGCGGACGGCGGCGTCACTGCCGACCCCGAGGGTATCCTCGAACGAACCGTCGAAACCGCACGCGAGCGCGTCGACCGTCTGATGGACAAGGAAGACGGCGTCCAGCACGCCGAAATCCGCGCGAAGCTCCAGAAAGCGATGACCGACTACGTCAACGTCTTCCGCACGGAAGAGGGCGTCAAGAAGGCGCTCGAGATCATCCGCGAGTGCCGCCAGGAGTACCAGGACGTCTACGTGGACGACCCCTCGCGGACGTTCAACACGGACCTCCAGCAGACGATCGAGACGCGGAACCTGATCGACGTCGCGGAGTCCATCGCGCTCGGCGCACTCGTGCGCGACGAGTTCCGCGGCGCCCACTGGCGCAAGGAACACCAGGAGCGCAAGGACGAGGAGTGGCTCAAGCACACCCTCATCTCCTGGGACGACGGCGAACCCTCGATCTTCTACCGCCCGGTTATCCTCGAGGGCCAGAACAAGACCTACGAGCCGAAAGAGCGCAGTTACTGA
- a CDS encoding succinate dehydrogenase/fumarate reductase iron-sulfur subunit produces MSTQQAEPESQEAPEDPEMKGAESPAAEEQKGGGMVEEHAEKEAELEGETVHIKVFRYDPEVADKQEPRFDDFHVPFTKGMTVLDSVMYARDEYDSSLTFRHSCRQAVCGSDAFFVNGKQRLGCKTQISDLEQPVRIEPLPHQEVVKDLVVDMDHFYDQMHAVEPYFQDEDTPETDALEEQRQSPENREKIKMSSRCIWCGACMSSCNIAAGDNEYLGPAAINKAYKFAMDDREGEEIKEHRLRILEQEHGVWRCQTQFSCTEVCPKDIPLTEHIQELKREAVKKNLKFW; encoded by the coding sequence ATGAGCACACAACAAGCCGAACCCGAAAGTCAAGAAGCACCGGAAGACCCGGAGATGAAAGGCGCCGAGTCGCCGGCGGCCGAGGAGCAGAAAGGCGGCGGCATGGTCGAGGAACACGCCGAAAAGGAGGCCGAACTCGAGGGGGAGACGGTCCACATCAAGGTGTTCCGCTACGACCCCGAAGTGGCGGACAAGCAGGAACCCCGCTTCGACGACTTCCACGTCCCGTTCACGAAGGGGATGACGGTGCTCGACTCCGTCATGTACGCCCGCGACGAGTACGACTCCTCGCTCACCTTCCGTCACTCCTGTCGGCAGGCCGTCTGCGGCTCCGACGCCTTCTTCGTCAACGGCAAGCAGCGACTGGGCTGCAAGACGCAGATCTCGGACCTCGAGCAGCCGGTCCGCATCGAGCCGCTGCCCCATCAGGAAGTCGTCAAGGACCTGGTCGTCGACATGGACCACTTCTACGACCAGATGCACGCGGTCGAGCCGTACTTCCAGGACGAGGACACGCCCGAGACGGACGCGCTCGAAGAGCAACGCCAGAGCCCCGAGAATCGCGAGAAGATCAAGATGTCCTCGCGGTGTATCTGGTGTGGTGCGTGTATGTCCTCCTGTAACATCGCGGCCGGCGACAACGAGTATCTGGGCCCCGCGGCGATCAACAAGGCTTACAAGTTCGCGATGGACGACCGCGAGGGCGAGGAAATCAAAGAGCACCGACTCCGCATTCTCGAGCAGGAACACGGCGTCTGGCGGTGCCAGACGCAGTTCTCCTGTACCGAGGTGTGTCCGAAAGACATTCCGCTCACCGAGCACATTCAGGAGCTCAAGCGGGAAGCAGTCAAGAAAAACCTGAAATTCTGGTAA
- a CDS encoding succinate dehydrogenase hydrophobic membrane anchor subunit, with protein sequence MAEQYSSFTPGGTRWFLQRVTAAFLVVVLAFHFFLLHFVNHAYEVTFLGTQARMENVGYLLTMVLFLITATFHGVNGVYNALVNQGLEGTQKKAVLAVLALASVGLIAQGTYVALTMSGMI encoded by the coding sequence ATGGCAGAACAGTACTCCTCCTTTACGCCCGGCGGCACGCGCTGGTTCCTCCAGCGGGTCACCGCGGCGTTTCTGGTGGTCGTTCTCGCCTTCCACTTCTTCCTCCTGCACTTCGTCAACCACGCGTACGAGGTAACGTTCTTGGGTACTCAGGCCAGAATGGAGAACGTTGGATACCTGTTGACGATGGTCCTGTTCCTGATCACCGCCACGTTCCACGGCGTCAACGGCGTCTACAACGCGCTGGTCAATCAGGGGTTAGAGGGCACCCAGAAGAAGGCAGTGCTGGCAGTGTTGGCCCTTGCCAGTGTCGGACTCATCGCCCAGGGAACCTACGTCGCACTGACGATGTCGGGGATGATCTAA
- the sdhC gene encoding succinate dehydrogenase, cytochrome b556 subunit, whose protein sequence is MSQSYNRGLIEDFGRWKEFSAGMWAWIFHKFTGWMLIGYLFTHIAVLSTSIGAAGNEAAIMAESDVYTTTLQGLEGLFLIRLLEVGLLAVAVFHILNGLRLLMVDLGVGLEAQDKSFYASLVLTGAITVASVPTFLTGVSL, encoded by the coding sequence ATGAGTCAGTCTTACAATCGCGGCCTCATCGAGGACTTCGGTCGCTGGAAGGAGTTCTCGGCCGGCATGTGGGCGTGGATCTTCCACAAGTTCACCGGGTGGATGCTGATCGGCTACCTGTTCACCCACATCGCCGTGCTGAGTACGTCTATCGGCGCAGCGGGGAACGAAGCTGCAATTATGGCAGAGTCGGACGTGTACACCACGACGCTGCAGGGGCTCGAGGGTCTGTTCCTCATCCGACTGCTCGAGGTCGGCCTGCTCGCGGTGGCCGTCTTCCACATCCTGAACGGCCTCCGCCTGCTGATGGTCGACCTCGGGGTCGGACTCGAGGCACAGGACAAGAGTTTCTACGCCTCGCTCGTGTTGACGGGTGCGATCACCGTCGCGAGCGTTCCGACCTTCCTGACCGGGGTGTCCCTCTAA